From Cherax quadricarinatus isolate ZL_2023a chromosome 56, ASM3850222v1, whole genome shotgun sequence, a single genomic window includes:
- the LOC128700730 gene encoding polyisoprenoid diphosphate/phosphate phosphohydrolase PLPP6 has translation MGEKRVVPQSLKSVLEWDAVITEKLVKYVDHKYGPLAKYKTFMKGLEYSCHGLPWLLGTAVFIFFIMDLSCRQFLVNIFIGLIVDVIIVAVVKAITRRRRPVANKEKEMFASVSVDKFSFPSGHATRAVMLSILFPMQLDLFLPLSVVLMMWGGAVCASRVLLHRHHLLDVVGGTIIGILEALFLSYMWLSPQSAQGLVNFFLDETQAGANYDV, from the exons ATGGGAGAGAAGAGAGTAGTGCCCCAGTCACTGAAAAGTGTGTTAGAGTGGGATGCAGTGATAACTGAGAAGCTGGTCAAGTATGTCGACCACAAGTATGGACCACTTGCCAAGTATAAAACTTTCATGAAGGGACTAGAG TATTCATGCCACGGGTTACCTTGGCTGCTTGGGACGGCCGTTTTCATCTTTTTTATTATGGACTTGTCTTGTAGACAGTTCCTAGTCAATATTTTCATTG GTCTCATCGTGGACGTCATCATAGTAGCAGTTGTCAAAGCCATCACTCGGCGACGACGCCCAGTGGCAAACAAAGAAAAGGAAATGTTTGCCTCAGTTTCAGTGGATAAATTTTCCTTTCCATCAGGACATGCTACAAGAGCTGTTATGTTGAGCATTCTGTTTCCAATGCAG TTGGACTTGTTCCTTCCCTTATCAgtggtgctgatgatgtggggCGGGGCTGTGTGTGCGTCTCGTGTGTTGCTACATCGTCATCACCTGTTGGACGTTGTCGGTGGCACCATAATTGGCATTCTTGAGGCTCTCTTTTTGTCATATATGTGGCTTTCACCACAGTCTGCTCAGGGGCTAGTGAATTTCTTCCTGGATGAGACTCAAGCTGGAGCAAACTATGATGTGTGA